One window of Halopseudomonas maritima genomic DNA carries:
- a CDS encoding IscS subfamily cysteine desulfurase yields MKQPIYLDYAATTPVDPAVAEKMVACLTMDGNFANPASRSHVYGWKAEEAAENARRQVADLVGADPREIVWTSGATESNNLAIKGMAHALSSRGRHLITSVIEHKAVLDCFKQLEQDGFEVTLLQPDASGVISPAQLQAALREDTVLVSLMQVNNEIGTVNDIRALGQVAQVSGAVFHVDAAQATGKLPIDLKSLPVDLMSFSAHKTYGPKGVGALFVRRGLTPRPQAQIHGGGHERGLRSGTLATHQLVGMGAAFELAGQLREGEVARIGELRELLLAGLAGLEGVSLNGSAEARVPHNLNLAFAGVDGELLLLSLKELALSSGSACTSAAVEPSYVLRGIGVSDELAHSSIRLSLGRYTTADDVQRAAEVICQVVPRLRSA; encoded by the coding sequence ATGAAACAGCCTATTTATCTGGATTATGCGGCGACTACGCCGGTTGATCCGGCGGTTGCCGAGAAAATGGTTGCCTGCCTGACCATGGATGGCAATTTTGCCAATCCGGCCTCGCGCTCGCATGTCTACGGCTGGAAAGCCGAAGAGGCGGCAGAGAACGCCCGGCGTCAGGTGGCTGATCTGGTCGGCGCCGATCCGCGCGAGATCGTCTGGACCTCGGGTGCGACCGAATCGAACAATCTGGCCATCAAGGGTATGGCGCACGCGCTTAGCTCGCGTGGACGCCACCTGATCACCTCCGTTATCGAACACAAGGCTGTGCTGGACTGCTTCAAGCAGTTGGAGCAGGATGGCTTTGAGGTCACCCTGCTGCAGCCGGACGCCTCCGGTGTGATCAGTCCGGCGCAGCTGCAGGCTGCGCTGCGCGAGGATACTGTGCTGGTGTCGTTGATGCAGGTGAACAACGAGATTGGCACGGTCAACGATATTCGGGCGCTGGGTCAGGTCGCGCAGGTGTCTGGCGCGGTATTTCATGTGGATGCGGCGCAGGCCACGGGCAAGCTGCCGATTGACCTGAAAAGCCTGCCGGTTGATCTGATGTCCTTCAGTGCTCACAAGACCTACGGGCCCAAGGGCGTGGGTGCGCTCTTTGTGCGTCGTGGTCTTACACCGCGTCCGCAGGCGCAGATTCACGGTGGCGGACACGAGCGCGGCCTGCGCTCGGGTACGCTGGCCACCCATCAGTTGGTCGGTATGGGGGCGGCGTTCGAGCTGGCAGGCCAGCTTCGTGAGGGCGAGGTTGCGCGCATCGGCGAGCTGCGCGAGCTGCTGCTGGCAGGGCTGGCCGGGCTTGAGGGCGTCAGTCTGAACGGCAGTGCAGAGGCGCGCGTGCCGCATAACCTGAACCTGGCCTTTGCCGGTGTTGATGGGGAGCTGCTGTTGTTGTCGCTCAAGGAGCTTGCCCTGTCCAGTGGCTCGGCCTGTACCTCGGCTGCTGTCGAGCCCTCTTATGTGCTGCGTGGCATCGGTGTGAGCGACGAGCTGGCGCACAGCTCCATTCGACTGTCGCTAGGGCGTTATACCACCGCGGACGACGTGCAGCGCGCTGCCGAGGTCATCTGTCAGGTGGTGCCGCGCCTGCGCAGTGCCTGA
- the ispG gene encoding flavodoxin-dependent (E)-4-hydroxy-3-methylbut-2-enyl-diphosphate synthase, whose protein sequence is MQHQSPVKRRVSRQIKVGSVLVGGDAPISVQSMTNTETCDVAATVAQIRRLEEVGADIVRVSVPSMEAAEAFGDIRKQVGIALVADIHFDYKIALRVADLGVDCLRINPGNIGREDRVKAVVDAARHNGIPIRIGVNAGSLEKDLQKKYGEPTPAALVESALRHVEHLDRLDFQDFKVSVKASDVFMAVEAYRLLAKQIEQPLHLGITEAGGLRSGTVKSAVGLGMLLAEGIGDTIRISLAADPVEEIRVGFDILKSLRLRSRGINFIACPSCSRQNFDVVKTMNELETRLEDVLTPMDVAVIGCVVNGPGEAKEADIGLTGGTPNNLIYQDGKPDQKVDNLELVDRLEKMIRDKVAAKQAVEANTIARG, encoded by the coding sequence ATGCAGCATCAGTCGCCCGTAAAACGGCGCGTTTCCCGGCAGATCAAGGTGGGTTCGGTACTGGTTGGCGGTGATGCGCCGATTTCAGTGCAGAGCATGACCAATACCGAGACCTGCGATGTGGCCGCTACCGTGGCCCAGATTCGGCGTCTGGAAGAGGTGGGCGCCGATATTGTTCGGGTTTCGGTACCCAGCATGGAGGCCGCGGAGGCCTTTGGTGACATTCGCAAGCAAGTGGGCATTGCCCTGGTTGCGGATATCCACTTCGACTACAAGATTGCCCTGCGCGTGGCTGATCTGGGTGTCGACTGCCTGCGCATCAATCCCGGCAATATTGGCCGTGAGGACCGCGTCAAGGCGGTGGTCGACGCCGCGCGTCATAACGGCATTCCGATCCGCATTGGCGTTAACGCCGGTTCGCTGGAAAAGGACCTGCAGAAGAAATACGGTGAGCCGACTCCGGCGGCGCTGGTCGAGTCGGCCCTGCGTCATGTCGAGCACCTGGATCGCCTGGACTTCCAAGACTTCAAAGTCAGCGTCAAGGCGTCCGATGTATTCATGGCGGTGGAGGCTTATCGCCTGCTGGCCAAGCAGATCGAACAGCCGTTGCACCTGGGTATCACCGAAGCCGGCGGCCTGCGCTCCGGCACCGTGAAGTCGGCGGTCGGACTTGGCATGCTGCTGGCAGAAGGCATTGGCGATACCATCCGTATTTCGTTGGCGGCTGATCCGGTTGAAGAGATTCGTGTCGGCTTCGACATCCTCAAGTCCCTGCGCCTGCGCTCGCGTGGCATCAACTTTATTGCCTGCCCCAGCTGCTCGCGACAGAACTTCGACGTGGTCAAAACCATGAACGAGCTGGAGACGCGTCTTGAGGATGTGCTCACGCCGATGGATGTGGCAGTGATCGGTTGCGTGGTCAACGGCCCGGGCGAAGCCAAGGAGGCCGATATCGGCCTGACCGGCGGCACGCCGAACAACCTGATCTATCAGGACGGCAAGCCGGACCAGAAGGTGGACAACCTGGAGCTGGTCGACCGGCTGGAAAAAATGATTCGAGACAAGGTCGCAGCCAAGCAGGCGGTGGAAGCCAATACCATCGCCCGCGGCTGA
- the bamB gene encoding outer membrane protein assembly factor BamB: MLSRCLILGLAAAITVGCSSSKELPPAELEKFDAEVELDRVWKRNIGVGQGDLYNNLTPALDGLTLYAADAKGRVVALDRESGDKKWEVKLKEPLSGAVGAGGGLVLVGTLDGQVITLDEEDGSEKWRAHVSSEVLAAPQTNGDVVVVQTQDDKLVALDISSGEQRWIYESTMPVLTVRGHSEPLVDVRQVFAGLASGKVVALSADTGIPMWEQRVAQPSGRSELERMVDIDGRLLLNDQTLYVVSFQGNVAALDVQSGRSLWQYATSSYAGPGAGFGSVYISEADGTVQALDASGGRELWETDVLARRQLTAPVAFSNYVAVGDFEGYLHLLAQTDGRMAGRVRVDGDGLRAAPITVGDLLFVYGNSGDLAAYKLK, translated from the coding sequence ATGTTGTCCCGTTGTCTGATCCTGGGCCTGGCGGCCGCTATCACGGTGGGCTGCAGCTCAAGCAAGGAGCTGCCGCCGGCCGAGCTGGAAAAGTTTGATGCCGAAGTTGAGCTGGACCGTGTCTGGAAGCGCAACATCGGCGTGGGTCAGGGTGATTTGTACAACAATCTGACACCTGCGCTGGACGGCCTGACACTATACGCCGCTGACGCCAAGGGCCGAGTGGTTGCCCTGGATCGTGAGTCTGGCGATAAAAAGTGGGAAGTCAAACTGAAGGAGCCTCTGTCTGGCGCTGTGGGTGCGGGCGGTGGCTTGGTGCTGGTTGGCACGCTCGATGGCCAGGTGATTACCCTGGACGAAGAGGACGGCAGCGAGAAGTGGCGCGCGCACGTCTCCAGTGAAGTGCTGGCAGCACCGCAGACCAATGGTGACGTGGTCGTGGTGCAAACCCAGGATGACAAACTGGTCGCGCTGGATATCAGCAGCGGCGAGCAGCGCTGGATCTATGAGTCCACCATGCCGGTGCTCACGGTGCGAGGCCACAGCGAGCCGCTGGTGGATGTACGTCAGGTGTTTGCCGGTCTGGCCAGCGGCAAGGTCGTTGCGCTGTCTGCCGATACTGGTATTCCGATGTGGGAGCAGCGCGTGGCTCAGCCGTCCGGTCGCTCAGAGCTGGAGCGCATGGTCGATATCGACGGCCGTCTGCTGCTGAATGACCAGACCCTGTATGTGGTGTCTTTTCAAGGCAACGTTGCGGCGCTGGATGTCCAGTCCGGTCGCTCGCTCTGGCAGTACGCCACGTCCAGCTATGCCGGCCCCGGTGCGGGCTTCGGCAGTGTCTATATCAGTGAGGCAGACGGCACCGTGCAGGCGCTGGATGCCAGTGGCGGTCGCGAGCTGTGGGAGACGGATGTGTTGGCCCGTCGCCAGCTGACCGCGCCGGTTGCGTTCAGCAACTACGTGGCCGTCGGTGACTTTGAAGGCTACCTGCACTTGCTGGCTCAGACCGATGGTCGCATGGCCGGTCGGGTGCGCGTCGATGGTGATGGCCTGCGCGCAGCGCCGATCACTGTGGGCGACCTGCTGTTTGTTTATGGCAACAGCGGCGATCTGGCTGCCTACAAGCTGAAGTAA
- the ndk gene encoding nucleoside-diphosphate kinase yields the protein MAVERTLSIIKPDAVAKNVIGEILTRFEKAGLRVVAAKMVQLSQTDAEGFYAEHKERPFFKDLVGFMTSGPVVVQVLEGEGAVLKNRDLMGATNPKEAAAGTIRADFAESIDANAVHGSDSTTSAAREVAYFFAETELCPR from the coding sequence ATGGCCGTTGAACGCACCCTGTCCATCATCAAGCCCGATGCCGTTGCCAAGAACGTTATTGGCGAGATTCTGACCCGTTTTGAAAAGGCTGGTCTGCGCGTTGTTGCAGCCAAGATGGTTCAGCTGTCCCAGACCGATGCCGAAGGCTTCTACGCCGAGCACAAAGAGCGCCCCTTCTTCAAGGATCTGGTTGGCTTCATGACCTCTGGCCCAGTTGTTGTACAAGTGCTGGAAGGCGAGGGCGCGGTCCTGAAGAACCGTGACCTGATGGGCGCTACCAACCCGAAAGAAGCTGCTGCCGGCACTATCCGCGCCGACTTCGCCGAGTCCATCGATGCCAACGCCGTGCACGGTTCCGACTCCACCACTTCCGCTGCCCGTGAAGTGGCCTACTTCTTCGCCGAAACTGAACTCTGCCCGCGCTAA
- a CDS encoding RodZ domain-containing protein gives MSSERHDAVADMAQTGPLGRPGQVLREAREARSMSVAEVAQELKISRQAVEGIEQGNYDRLPGDTFARGYIRGYARLMGLDPTRMALAFDQERGIEARERAVSSIARIQAPSRSGRTLMWWSSLIIILALVLSALWWYETSQPAPEPLPALDELAGQALLDDVEVDAITLPEAIAEQAGGLPADLLPVEQPGEESAPATEQHVAPAPQGDGEVEQSAPEVTETAESASAEAEPAAPTAAGLYLSVAADCWVQVSAVGGGVLHSGLMREGQALDLNHSGPVDLVIGDRSAVTEIRFQGNSVTLPPQGRSGVVRMRLGE, from the coding sequence ATGAGTTCCGAGCGTCATGATGCAGTGGCAGACATGGCACAAACAGGCCCCCTCGGGCGCCCCGGTCAGGTACTGCGTGAAGCGCGTGAAGCACGCAGCATGTCGGTCGCCGAGGTGGCGCAGGAGCTGAAAATTTCCCGTCAGGCGGTCGAGGGCATAGAGCAGGGTAACTACGACCGACTGCCCGGTGACACCTTCGCCCGCGGCTACATTCGTGGTTATGCCCGCTTGATGGGCCTGGACCCGACCCGCATGGCGCTGGCTTTCGATCAGGAGCGCGGTATCGAGGCGCGTGAACGCGCAGTGAGCAGCATTGCCCGCATCCAGGCACCAAGCCGCAGCGGCCGCACCCTGATGTGGTGGAGCTCGCTCATTATCATTTTGGCGCTGGTGCTGTCTGCGCTGTGGTGGTACGAGACCAGTCAGCCCGCGCCTGAGCCGTTGCCGGCGCTGGACGAGCTGGCAGGCCAGGCGTTGCTCGACGACGTTGAAGTGGATGCCATTACGTTGCCCGAAGCCATTGCCGAGCAAGCCGGCGGCTTGCCCGCAGATTTGCTGCCGGTCGAGCAGCCGGGCGAGGAGTCTGCGCCGGCCACCGAGCAGCACGTCGCGCCGGCGCCTCAGGGTGATGGCGAGGTTGAACAGTCTGCACCTGAGGTCACTGAAACAGCAGAGTCAGCGTCCGCCGAGGCTGAGCCCGCTGCGCCGACAGCGGCTGGTCTGTATCTGAGCGTCGCTGCCGATTGCTGGGTTCAGGTATCCGCGGTCGGTGGCGGTGTGCTGCACAGCGGGCTGATGCGTGAAGGGCAGGCGCTTGATTTGAACCACAGCGGCCCGGTCGATCTGGTTATTGGTGATCGCAGCGCGGTCACCGAGATTCGTTTTCAGGGTAATTCCGTCACACTGCCGCCGCAGGGGCGTTCGGGCGTTGTCCGCATGCGCCTCGGCGAGTAG
- a CDS encoding YfgM family protein: MAYDTEEEQVEKLRDLWNRHGAPLLTGVALALAGVFGWNAWQNYENTQAQNASTLYQSMMEAVLASDTEASRARAAELAAQLRSDYDSTRYADFAALMQARLAVEARDFPGAEQSLRDLVDGSKDEALQEVARQRLARVLAQLDRADEALELLSAPVSGSELTASREEVRGDLLVSLGRKEEARAAYQAAVEALADASARPQLQLKLDDLAEEA; this comes from the coding sequence GTGGCTTACGACACAGAAGAAGAACAGGTTGAGAAACTGCGGGACCTTTGGAACCGTCATGGCGCGCCGCTGTTGACCGGTGTAGCGCTGGCACTGGCCGGTGTGTTCGGCTGGAACGCCTGGCAGAACTACGAAAACACGCAGGCGCAGAACGCGTCCACCCTTTATCAGTCGATGATGGAAGCCGTGCTGGCAAGCGATACCGAGGCCTCCCGTGCGCGCGCCGCCGAGCTGGCAGCACAGCTGCGCAGCGACTACGACAGCACACGCTATGCCGATTTTGCTGCCCTGATGCAGGCGCGACTGGCTGTTGAGGCGCGAGACTTCCCGGGGGCCGAACAAAGCCTGCGTGATCTGGTCGACGGCAGCAAGGACGAGGCCCTGCAGGAAGTGGCGCGTCAGCGACTGGCCCGTGTGCTGGCCCAGCTTGATCGCGCTGACGAGGCGCTTGAACTGTTGTCTGCCCCGGTCAGCGGGTCTGAGCTGACCGCCAGCCGCGAAGAAGTACGTGGCGACCTGCTGGTCAGCCTCGGTCGCAAGGAGGAGGCTCGCGCCGCCTACCAGGCTGCCGTCGAAGCGCTGGCAGACGCCTCGGCTCGTCCTCAGCTGCAACTGAAACTTGATGATCTGGCGGAGGAAGCCTAG
- the hisS gene encoding histidine--tRNA ligase, translated as MNDILPADSALWQYLERTVADLLAGYGYQQIRLPIVEPTELFKRSIGEVTDIVEKEMYTFDDRNGDSLTLRPEGTAGCVRAMLQHGLLGGGVGHKVWYTGPMFRHERPQKGRYRQFHQIGVETFNFAGPDVDAELIVLSWRLWQRLGISGAVKLELNSLGSSEDRARYRDDLVAYLKARFDQLDEDSQRRLASNPLRILDSKNPDTQALLVDAPKLADYLNDEARAHFDGLRKLLDAVGIPYEINPRLVRGLDYYGLTVFEWVTDQLGAQGTVCAGGRYDGLVTQLGGKPAPAVGFAMGMERLLLLIETLDQVPAELARQVDVYLVTLGEAAELAGLRLAEQLRDAVPQLRLVVHAGGGSFKSQFKKADKSGALYALVLGEDEVAAEQIGLKPLRSGAEQENLSWQALPARLAEII; from the coding sequence ATGAACGACATCCTGCCCGCCGACAGCGCGCTCTGGCAGTATCTGGAGCGCACCGTAGCAGATCTGCTGGCTGGCTACGGTTATCAGCAGATCCGCCTGCCCATCGTTGAGCCCACCGAGCTGTTCAAGCGTTCGATCGGTGAGGTAACCGATATTGTCGAGAAGGAGATGTACACCTTCGACGACCGCAATGGCGACTCCCTGACCCTGCGCCCTGAAGGTACTGCTGGCTGCGTGCGCGCCATGCTGCAGCACGGCCTGCTGGGCGGCGGCGTGGGTCACAAGGTCTGGTACACCGGCCCGATGTTCCGTCACGAACGGCCGCAGAAGGGGCGCTACCGCCAGTTCCATCAGATCGGCGTGGAAACCTTCAACTTTGCCGGCCCGGACGTAGACGCCGAGCTGATCGTGCTGTCCTGGCGCCTGTGGCAGCGTCTGGGCATCAGTGGTGCAGTCAAGCTGGAACTGAACAGCCTGGGCAGTTCGGAAGATCGCGCGCGCTACCGTGACGATCTGGTCGCCTATCTCAAGGCGCGTTTTGATCAACTGGACGAAGACAGCCAGCGCCGCCTGGCCAGCAACCCGCTGCGGATTCTCGACAGCAAGAACCCCGATACCCAGGCGCTACTGGTGGATGCGCCGAAGTTGGCCGATTACCTGAACGATGAGGCGCGTGCGCATTTTGATGGCTTGCGCAAGCTGCTGGACGCTGTGGGCATTCCCTACGAAATCAACCCGCGCCTGGTGCGTGGGCTGGACTACTACGGTCTGACGGTGTTCGAATGGGTCACCGATCAACTGGGCGCCCAAGGCACGGTATGTGCTGGCGGCCGTTACGATGGTCTGGTCACCCAGCTAGGCGGCAAGCCTGCCCCGGCGGTGGGTTTTGCGATGGGCATGGAGCGATTGCTGCTGCTGATCGAGACCCTCGATCAGGTGCCTGCTGAACTGGCCCGTCAGGTCGATGTCTACCTCGTCACCCTGGGTGAAGCCGCTGAACTGGCCGGCCTGCGCCTGGCGGAACAGCTGCGCGATGCAGTGCCGCAACTACGTCTGGTGGTTCACGCCGGTGGCGGCAGCTTCAAGAGCCAGTTCAAGAAGGCGGATAAATCCGGTGCGCTGTATGCGCTGGTGCTGGGTGAAGACGAGGTTGCTGCTGAGCAGATTGGCCTCAAGCCGCTGCGTAGTGGCGCAGAACAGGAAAACCTGAGCTGGCAGGCACTGCCCGCTCGGCTTGCAGAGATTATCTGA
- the der gene encoding ribosome biogenesis GTPase Der: protein MVPVIALVGRPNVGKSTLFNRLTKSRDAIVADVSGLTRDRQYGEAVWQGKPYIVVDTGGISGDEQGLDLMMAGQSLQAIEEADAVLFLVDARAGRTAGDEQIAAHLRKRNKHTYLIANKIDGADPDAILGEFATLGLGQPLGIAAAHGRNINPMLDAVLNDESLQVTGEEGRVVEPIGTKIAIIGRPNVGKSTLVNRMLGEDRVVVFDQAGTTRDSIYIPYERHEKPYTLIDTAGVRRRGKVFEAIEKFSVIKTLQAIQDANVVVFVIDAREGIVEQDLHLLGFVLEAGRALVIAVNKWDGMAQEEKDYVKTELERRLIFAQFADLHFISALHGSGVGLLYKSVDQAYSAAMTKIPTRRMTEILEDAVTEHQPPMVNGRRIKLRYAHLGGSNPPIIVVHGNQVDSVPRSYTRYLENTFRKVLKLKGTPIRVEYKGSDNPYADRKNTLTERQVNKKRRLMSHNKKMKKKGRDKR from the coding sequence ATGGTTCCTGTCATCGCCCTGGTGGGGCGGCCGAATGTCGGCAAATCCACGTTGTTCAACCGTCTGACCAAGAGTCGCGACGCCATTGTTGCCGACGTCTCCGGGTTGACCCGTGATCGCCAGTACGGCGAGGCCGTATGGCAGGGCAAGCCTTATATCGTTGTCGATACCGGTGGTATCAGCGGCGATGAACAGGGCCTGGATCTGATGATGGCCGGGCAATCCCTGCAGGCCATCGAAGAGGCCGACGCCGTGCTGTTTCTGGTGGATGCACGCGCAGGCCGCACCGCCGGTGACGAGCAGATTGCCGCGCACCTGCGCAAGCGCAACAAGCACACCTATCTGATTGCCAACAAGATTGACGGGGCTGATCCGGACGCGATTCTGGGCGAGTTTGCCACCCTGGGTCTGGGGCAGCCGCTGGGTATCGCGGCGGCGCACGGGCGCAACATCAACCCGATGCTGGATGCGGTGCTCAACGACGAAAGCTTGCAGGTTACCGGTGAAGAGGGGCGGGTCGTTGAACCCATCGGCACCAAGATCGCGATTATCGGCCGCCCCAACGTGGGCAAGTCCACGCTGGTCAACCGCATGCTGGGTGAAGACCGGGTTGTGGTGTTTGACCAGGCCGGTACCACCCGCGACAGTATCTACATTCCCTATGAGCGCCATGAAAAGCCCTACACGCTGATCGACACCGCCGGTGTGCGTCGTCGCGGCAAGGTGTTCGAGGCCATTGAGAAGTTCTCGGTGATCAAGACCCTGCAGGCGATTCAGGATGCCAACGTGGTGGTCTTTGTGATCGACGCCCGTGAGGGTATCGTCGAGCAGGACTTGCACCTGCTGGGCTTTGTGCTGGAAGCCGGCCGCGCATTGGTAATTGCCGTCAACAAGTGGGACGGCATGGCGCAGGAAGAAAAGGACTACGTGAAGACCGAGCTGGAACGCCGGCTGATTTTCGCCCAGTTTGCCGACCTGCATTTTATCTCGGCACTGCATGGCAGTGGCGTGGGCCTGCTGTACAAGTCGGTCGATCAGGCTTACAGCGCAGCGATGACCAAGATTCCGACCCGCCGCATGACCGAGATCCTGGAAGATGCGGTGACCGAGCACCAGCCGCCGATGGTCAACGGCCGCCGGATCAAGCTGCGTTACGCGCACCTGGGTGGCTCCAATCCGCCGATCATCGTAGTGCACGGCAACCAGGTTGACTCTGTGCCGCGTTCCTACACGCGCTATCTGGAAAATACCTTCCGCAAGGTGCTCAAGCTAAAGGGCACCCCGATTCGGGTCGAGTACAAGGGCAGCGATAACCC
- the rlmN gene encoding 23S rRNA (adenine(2503)-C(2))-methyltransferase RlmN, translating into MTDTTSKTNLLGLTQQKLEAFFEGLGEKRFRAGQVMKWMHHYGVDNFDDMTNIGKALREKLKANAEIRGPEVVSEDISRDGTRKWVVRVASGSCVETVYIPQNGRGTLCVSSQAGCALDCSFCSTGKQGFNSDLTVAEIIGQVWIASKSFGSVPATADRAVTNVVMMGMGEPLLNYDNVVDAMTLMMDDLGYGISKRKVTLSTSGVVPMINKLAEDMDVALALSLHAPNNALRNELVPLNKKYPLEVLLPACKSYIAGLGEKRSLTIEYTLLKGVNDQPEHAAEMIELLRDIPCKINLIPFNPFPYSGYERPSNNAIRRFQDMLHNAGYNVTVRTTRGEDIDAACGQLVGQVMDRTRRSERYIAVRQLAEAADATERGQRNAG; encoded by the coding sequence ATGACTGATACCACCAGCAAGACCAATCTGCTGGGTCTGACACAGCAGAAACTGGAAGCTTTCTTCGAAGGATTGGGAGAGAAGCGTTTTCGTGCCGGCCAGGTCATGAAATGGATGCATCACTATGGCGTGGACAACTTCGATGACATGACCAATATCGGCAAGGCCCTGCGCGAAAAGCTCAAGGCCAACGCCGAAATTCGCGGTCCCGAAGTTGTCAGCGAGGATATTTCCCGCGACGGCACACGCAAGTGGGTCGTGCGGGTTGCCTCGGGCAGTTGCGTTGAGACCGTGTACATTCCGCAGAACGGACGTGGCACCCTGTGCGTGTCCTCCCAGGCGGGTTGTGCGCTGGACTGCAGCTTCTGCTCGACCGGCAAACAGGGCTTCAACAGCGACCTGACCGTGGCCGAGATCATTGGCCAGGTGTGGATCGCCAGCAAGTCCTTTGGCTCTGTACCGGCAACCGCCGACCGTGCCGTCACCAACGTGGTGATGATGGGCATGGGTGAGCCGCTACTGAATTACGACAACGTTGTGGATGCCATGACGTTAATGATGGACGATCTGGGCTACGGTATTTCCAAGCGTAAGGTGACGCTGTCGACCTCGGGCGTGGTGCCGATGATCAACAAGCTGGCCGAGGATATGGATGTTGCCCTGGCGCTGTCGCTGCATGCGCCGAACAACGCATTGCGCAACGAGCTGGTGCCCCTAAACAAGAAGTACCCGCTGGAAGTGCTGCTGCCAGCCTGCAAGAGCTACATCGCCGGGCTTGGCGAAAAGCGCTCGCTGACCATTGAGTACACCCTGCTCAAGGGCGTCAACGATCAACCCGAGCATGCTGCCGAGATGATCGAGCTGCTGCGCGATATCCCGTGCAAGATCAACCTGATCCCCTTCAACCCCTTCCCGTATTCCGGTTACGAGCGACCGAGCAACAATGCTATCCGCCGTTTCCAGGACATGTTGCATAACGCTGGCTATAACGTCACCGTGCGTACTACCCGGGGAGAAGATATCGACGCTGCCTGTGGCCAACTGGTTGGTCAGGTGATGGACCGCACCCGCCGCAGCGAACGCTATATTGCCGTGCGCCAGCTTGCCGAGGCGGCCGATGCCACTGAGCGCGGGCAGCGTAACGCGGGTTAA
- the pilW gene encoding type IV pilus biogenesis/stability protein PilW — MSKPSAAILLLSLLLAGCVTTGDVPRKVDPDAARDAYIQLGIGYLQKGETERAKQPLSEALKLDPRSASAHMVLALVFQQEGEYDAAEEHFRSALSADAGNARILNNYGAFLLDRERYAEALNYFQKAAADTLYSERSRVFENMGITYLRMGDSASARENLERSLRLNSRQPRALLELAQLEFAAGEFVPAWTHYRRFDQLSSQNAPSLWLGVQLARRFEDHSKAVSYGLQLKRLYPNSPEAKALVESE, encoded by the coding sequence ATGAGCAAGCCAAGCGCCGCGATCCTACTACTCAGCCTGCTGTTGGCGGGCTGCGTCACGACCGGGGATGTGCCTCGCAAGGTGGATCCGGACGCGGCTCGCGATGCCTACATCCAGCTGGGTATTGGTTATTTGCAAAAAGGTGAGACCGAGCGCGCCAAGCAGCCGCTCAGTGAAGCCCTGAAGTTGGACCCGCGCTCGGCGTCGGCTCATATGGTGCTGGCGCTGGTGTTTCAGCAGGAAGGCGAGTACGACGCTGCGGAAGAGCACTTTCGCTCAGCGTTGTCCGCCGACGCGGGTAACGCGCGTATCCTGAACAACTACGGTGCCTTCCTGCTGGATCGCGAACGCTATGCCGAGGCGCTGAACTATTTCCAGAAGGCCGCGGCTGATACCCTCTACAGCGAACGCTCGCGGGTGTTCGAGAATATGGGTATTACCTATCTGCGCATGGGTGACTCCGCCTCGGCGCGGGAGAATCTTGAACGCTCGCTGCGCCTGAACAGCCGCCAGCCAAGGGCGTTGCTGGAGCTGGCGCAGCTGGAGTTTGCGGCGGGGGAGTTTGTTCCGGCGTGGACTCACTATCGTCGTTTTGACCAGCTATCCAGCCAGAATGCGCCCAGTTTGTGGCTTGGCGTGCAGTTGGCGCGTCGCTTTGAAGATCACAGCAAGGCCGTCAGTTACGGCCTGCAACTAAAACGTCTTTATCCCAATAGTCCCGAAGCGAAAGCGCTTGTGGAGTCCGAATAA